The Phragmitibacter flavus genome includes the window TCAAATAGTCGCCCACGCCAATCTCCATCTCGCCATCCGAAGTCCGCACCAATCCTTTGCCGGACTTCACCAAATAAAACTCCCACTGTTTGCTATGCACATGCAGCGGCCAGTTGGTCTTGCCCGCCGGAATGCGCACCTCACTCACATCAAATGGATGACCACCCCGCTCCAACCCGCAATCCTTTTTCCCGCCGATGGCCAGCGAAAGATGCTTCTGCATAACGTGAAACTTTCCGCCGGGGGATGCCCGCTCTTCCTGTGGAGTCTGATCGAGATTTTGTTTTTCCATATTTATTCGGGTTAAAGGCCGGATCATAGACGAATTCAT containing:
- a CDS encoding cupin domain-containing protein, with product MQKHLSLAIGGKKDCGLERGGHPFDVSEVRIPAGKTNWPLHVHSKQWEFYLVKSGKGLVRTSDGEMEIGVGDYLMQTPGVAHQVINQGNEDLVMLVIADNPAADMIRYPASKKYFLKPSRVMFGELGESVEYYEGEE